In Ooceraea biroi isolate clonal line C1 chromosome 6, Obir_v5.4, whole genome shotgun sequence, the genomic stretch ttttgataagtTGAAATTCTACCGCAAATTGACCAATTTaagataaatgtaataaaaagtgCGAACACATACTATTGTAATATGAAACATTACATTATTCTGGGGAAGGCATGCATATATCATTAAGCGATCGATTGAACGAACAGAAATTCAACACATGTTTATttcccatagaaaaaaaactcATGACAATCCCTTCTTGATAGACTACGTAGGTGCGTCACATGTCgcgaaaatgcattttaaCGCGTTTCATAATAGTGCACTCGCAAGTTATATTTGAGTtgatcagtaaaatatttgtcaCAATTGTCTTGGTTGTCATATATCAATATGCAGttattaattctaaattaataaCTGCATATTgcagttattaaattaataactgcatattaaaaattaattctaagtaaatatatgtaatgcaATATGTCAATAACATTTCGAACTTAATTGAatgctttttttaatattaatataatggtaatataaatatatatatctatgatttaaatattaatatatacaattatttctcataaaattctattaatatgCCATTACTATACCATTAATATGCCATTATGagatattattgaattatgcTACACAATGTTATAAACAAACttcctatatttttattacagtataaataataacataaactTTCGTTTCTGTATCAAagtttctatttatttataaaatgactATCACGAAAACTCACAAAATAAGGTTGAGTTTCCTTTTTAATCGGTATGAAAGCAACTTTTCTTAATTACATTGTCTTCTTAGTTACAGTGCAAGTTAAATTTCGCATTGTAGCTATTGTTTTAAAGTTTTTAAGTTTacagatataattaaaaagaacgaCTAAAAGAACTACTAAAAGAATACATATTTCcgataaaactattaaaatacTACTCTATATGCACAATACTGGGaactttaaataataagtaaaatattttttatgaaaaaccaTATTGCGATTTTACTTGCTTTTATTCCAATTTCCTAtataaaaacacttatttattacaattttctatatcattaaaaataaaactgcggtATTTCTTAAACACAACATATGGTTGACTAAGTTGTAGTAGGTGTCAAAGTTTTTAGTACTGCAttacaatgttaattttaccGTGTCGAATACAATACTGTGAAATAAGATACTGAAGTACTTAACAgctgtaataaaatatgttcttTTTTGTATTGTCCTTCGGCTACAATATGCAACATTAAAAAGCCTACTTTCATACAACATATATTCTTTTACCATTCCAGCAGTTTCCAAGGACCCAATAAACAGTCCACCCAGATTCaaattaaaagctttagcgCCTCTTTGCAAAAGGAATAAAATCATCTTCTGTATGCATATAGAAGCTGCATACCATTGAATACTATAcctaaaataacaattatttacagaaaaatacggcagaatatgtatataaagtgaggaatattaaaatatttataaatacttgtTACCGCACAAAATATTATGAGGAATATAAGAGAATACATATGTAAGTTGTACAGATTATCTTTGTGATTATATTACGTttactattatatactttttatatatgtataacaaaaTCGTTGATAGAAAAGCTTTGAGTATTGTACATGGAGATATTACTTAcacagtaataaatatatggtTATAATGATCTATGATTTCTTGTGCAGCATAATTGGCTAAGAACAAATACAGAAGAAGAATAGATAAACAAGAAAAGTGAACTACAAATTCTTCCACATTATGTCCTGAAGACACTGTCTGAAATAGCTGTGACAGTGATACATTTATATGACTGTGATACATTTGACATGCGGTATAATTAATCGTTACGTAATTGTATTAGAAAAGCTCAAAAGAaacgaaatataaatacaataacatTTAGTACGTAAAGACTTTCTTGTAACTGAAAATTGAATGATTTTAGAACTAGAACCATTTAGAATTTATAGAATTGTAGCTATATTTTTAGctatatttatgatttaatagATTTCGCCTACTTATacgaatatatgtaattatacaaatattgatataatagtAAAAAGCAACATTGTTTGTTTcgtgagaaatatttttaaatatgctaGGTATTCTAACTCACGCAGAACAGGTCCACACTTATGCATAACACACCAATAGCAATTAGAAGGAAGAATAACCAGTCAAAGCTGGATATTACAAATGTGGAAAaccttgaaaaataaaaaaaatattcttacatATATTCCATATATTAAGTTAACAACAGATACTGACTCTATTCCTTTGCGGTGAATATCTACGGCATATTTGATTTTCTTATGAATCATGTAGTCCCTCAACTGAACACTTTCAGCGTCAAGCATTATTGCATGCTTGATTCGGTagctataaataatattgtactgTAACTAGATTGTTGATAGTTACTAGAAATGATAAAACAGATATGTTGTTATATAAAGCAGATATACTGCAAAGAtagttttcgtattttattgcaCAGTTGTTTCTTCACCTGCAGATTTCAAACATTGCGCAGGTATGTTTCAAATATCCTATAAACATTGTCCCTACGCCTATCAGAGCAATCGCTCCTATACAAACGGCTGCGTCCATGTGTAgtaagattaaataaaaatacttctcTCGATCAACAAAGTATTCAGTCATAATGTATACCGTATGATGTAGTTGCGATTCATTTATGAATAGAATAACACCAGCAATTTTCGGCAGAAGTGGCAACAGaaggaatataataaaattgcataagGCATATACTAAggatgtttaaaaaaattattatattaattattaagtattttGTCAATACTTTAACGTATTTGGCATTATAGTATATTACTCTTTTTGTTAACCATTTCCTACTACTATATCTATAGAAAGctaacaatttaaattttcagaatattttatattcaagcAATATCAAGCAAACTTATAGCGTATTAAagtttaacttaaattttacCTGTTTAAATGTTCTTATagaagtaaatttatttatctatatctgtttcttaatatatatatatatatatatatatatatatatatatatttagtataatatatgtatgtatatatagtcattgaatatttttttctaatgcaTTGTATTATGCTTGTATTTTTCTATTGCTAAACTTTTATTGCgtttatatttgaataaaaatgtacaagTGTGCAAATATTCGTAAATTTGAAAGTGGCTGATCAGAAAACTTAATGAACAggtgattattttattttttcattatggTTGTAATCTATTTAGCTTTGTAAGCTTTACTGAATATTAacgtttatattttacttataattgAAGCTGTATAACTTCTGGTTTTACTCCCGTAGTTTTTCATAATATCAACTTCGGTCTCGTCTGTTAGATTGgtacaaatattttgaagTTGGTCCATGATTTGTTTCACCTACCGtgtcaataatatttaatatattttatcgtaaGAAAAATGTAGAAACAAATTGttgtgtataaaaatttatatataagagaatttattaacatggcaagtacaataataatacagaaatataaCTTTCATAATcatacttaattaaaaatttatttatgagacAATTTAGTAACTGCAAgtactataataataagtagaaataagaaaatataacttaCTGCATGTGCcttaattataaatgagaaGTAGTTGATAGTACATATGATGGTAATTAGTACAGGGggcaaaattttaataagaagaCTGACGGTACATTCTAAAGTTAATAATGGCGTAAgctaaaaaatacaaattacttGAAATGaatcaataatataaagaaaggagtattttatattatgctgatttatatgctttatattaGGCAAAccatttgaaaaatttcataattgattaatttatttgactATGCATacgaaattgtaattattttaagctaagattaatattaaaactgtataataacaattatatggTAATAATTGTATCGTGCTATTTAGATAATTCATGTTTGAATGTGGGTATAATGATGactcggattatcaaaactaTTCTTTTCTGAGttttactctctaaatttatcgtgatatattttttaatcctaTAGTTAGAAATATGTACTTACTAGAGCTGGAATAATACTAACAAGGATACCAAAAACTAAGTATAATTGAAATTCAACAAGTTTCGTCCGCTGGTAAGGCCACAAACCAACTGTTAGTAATAGAATTCggttaagattaaaatattgtaatacgaTATCAACCGCCATTCTGCGAGTATTCAAATTATGAATTGTACGCGTCCCTTTCTCCTAATAAATTGATAGAATGTTTTAGGATCCCTCTTCCTTTATGCATGAATAATACAAcagcataaaattatttaatttggtATAAATGTAAGGAGATTATGCAAGGTGGCACAAAATACTAGGGAGAGCGCGTAATTTGATATCTTTGTAAGAGgggatataaataattcaagagCGATCGATTTCATGTCGAAGAAAATATAACAGACGTTTATTtctcagaaaatatttttacgctgTGGCTTCTCAAAGTCAGCGCAAGCGTATTCAAGTCTCTTTTTACGCTGCACTTTCACACGCTACACTTTATGTTGTGTGCTCGTACGAAAGGGTTGTTGGGAtcttacaatatgaatatccgttgacttattttatttgttgacataactataaaattatagGTAAAGTACAAAACATGATAAATCTCGCATATATctgtatttctatatttttatcatgtgATTTAAGGTTTGTAAATATTTGCGTTTGCATATCACATAATACCTGTGTTCCTTATTACATTAGTCATTTTCATCTTAAACATTTGTGTGCATTATCTACACTAAACTGAATTCTTAGCAATTTGCTGTTTCATATATCGTATtcataatgtaaattaatacatCGTATAAAATGACGCAAATATGCTGCCATGGAACTTGaaaacaattacaatttaataatttttcaagcaGAGAAGTACTAGCAAAGGATCAGTACAACACGCATAGAAAGTCGACAATTATTTgtctttagaaaaatatttgcgatAGTGCTTCTTAATAAAAGAGTAGGCAAAAATTTGATAGTTTTCCAATTATTTTAACAGCAACATGTCCTTCATTTGTGCATGAATTAGGATCAGAAAAATCttgttcatttttttatatatgttatgtcAATTCTGAAAGGTATTAAAATTACACGTATTTATGCATAATAGTAGGAACTTTAAATCACCAACAAAATAGTTTTTGAGGAAAACCCACTTTGCGATTCTAAAACtgcttttattacaatttcctATGTAAATAACACAATtacttattacaattatatttattacaatttcctattatatttcctattatttatataaataaaaattttgctgCGTTATTTCTTAAACACAACATACGGTGACTAAGTTGTAATAGACATAAAACTTTTGAGTACTTCATTAAGATGTTAATTTTGCCGTGTCGAATATAAAACTGTGAAATAAGATATTGAAGTACTTATCAgctgtaataaaatatgttctttttcttcttgtcctttgattataatattttacattaaaaagcCTACTTTCATACAACATATATTCTTTTACCATTCCGGCACTTTCCAAGGACCCAATAAATAATCCACCGAGATTCaaattaaaagctttagcgCCTCTTTGCAAAAGGAATAAAATCATCTTCTGTATACGTATGGAAGCTGCATACCATTGAATGTTATAcctaaaataacaattatttacagaAAGATACGGCAGGATATACATACAATGTATAAAGTGAggaatattaacatatttataaatacttgtTATCACACAAAATATTATGAAGAATATAAGAGAATACATATGTAAGTTGTACAGATTATCTTTGTGATTATATTACATTCcctattatatactttttatatctGTAACAAACCTGTTGATAGAAAAGCTTTGAGTATTGTACATGGAGATATTACTTAcgcagtaataaatatatggtTATAATGATCTATGATTTCTTGTGCAGCATAATTGCCtaagaacatatatataagaataatagaTACACAAGAAAAATGAACTATAAATTCTTCCACATTATGTCCTGAAGACACTGTCTGCAACAGCTGTGACAATATGACTGTGATACATTTTACATGCGGTATAATTAATCGTTTCACGTAATTTCATTAGAAAAGCACAAAAGaaacgaaatataaatatattaacatttagcACATAACGACTTTCTTCTAACTGAAAATCGAGTTATTTTAGAACTAGAACCATTTAGAATTCATAGATTTTTAGCTACATTTATGATTTACTTCCATGCACTTGTACGAATATATGTGCAAAATGCAACATTGTTTGTTTCGTGAgaaatagttttaaatatGCTAGGCATTCTAACTCACGCAAAACAGGTTCAGACTTAAGCATAATACACCAATGGCAATTAAAAGGAAGAATAACCATTCAAAGCTGGATATTACAAATGTGGAAAaccttgaaaaataaaaacaatattcttACATATATTCCATATATTAAGTTAACAACAGATACTGACTCTATTCCTTTGCGGTGAATATCTACGGCATATTTGATTTTCTTATGAATCATGTAGTCCCTCAACTGAACACTTTCAGCGTCAAGCATTATTGCATGCTTGATTCGGTagctataaataatattgtactgTAACTAGATTGTTGATAGTTACTAGAAATGATAAAACAGATATGCTGTtatataaaacagaaatacTGCAAAGAtagttttcgtattttattgcaCAGTTGTTTCTTCACCTGCAGATTTTAAACATTGCGCAGGCATGTTTCATATATCCTACAAACATTGTCGCTATGCCTATCACAGCAATCGCTCCTATACAAACGGCTGCGTCCATGTGTAgtaagattaaataaaaatacttctcTCGATCAACAAAGTATTCAGTCATAATGTATACCGTATGATGTAGTTGAGATTCATTTATGAATAGAATAATACCAGCAATTTTCGGCAGAAATGGCAGCAgaatgaatataattaaattgcaaaatgcataTACTAAAGatgtttgaaaaaatatgtatattacttattttgttaatacatCAACTTATGttgcattataatatattaatctgTTTGTTAACCACtttctattaatatatttttatacaaatctaagtatttaaattttcagatacattatattacacatTCAGAGAATATCCATCATAATATAGCGTATGAAAGTTTATctcaaattttcttctttttaagtGTTCTTATagaagtatatttatttatccatatttttttaatacacatatttattaaatattctttctaaTGCAAAGTATTTCTACTTATTTTCTTGTATTGCTAAACTTTTATTGTAGTTATGTTTTAATAGAAATGTGCAAATGTGTAAATTCGTACATATGAAAGTGGGTGATCAGAAAACGTAATGAACAGGTGATTATTTTAGGTTTTGTTACGGATGTAATCTATTTAACTTTGTaggcataaataaatattaagttttatactttatacttTACATATAAGGGAAGCTGTATAAGTTCTGGTTTTATTCCCGTAGTTTTTCATAATAGCAATTTCGTTCTCGTCTGTTAGATTAGTACAAATATGTTGCAGTTGTTCCATCATTTGTTTCACCTACCAAtaagatttaatatattttatcgtaaaaaaatgttgaaacatAGTGttgtgtataaaaatttatttataagagaATTTATTAACACTGCaagtacaataataatatagaaatataactTACATAATCGTacttaagaaaaaatttatttatgagacAATTTGTTAACTGCAAGTACGTTAATAATctagaaataaaaacataacttACAAAACGTGCATTGATTATAAATGACATGTATTTGATCGCAAACATGATGACAATTAGTATAGGCggcaaaattttaataacaagatCGACGGTACATTCTAAAGTTAATAATGGCGTaagctgaaaaataaatattatttgaaagaCATTATAATATAGAGAAAAGAATGCTTTATACTGATTTCTATGCTTTATAGTAACAAACACATTTGAAAGAtctaataattgattaatttatttgatcatGCATACGAaagtgtaattatttttagagctaagattaaaattaaaactgtatGATTACAATTACATGGTAATAATTGTATCGTGCAATTTAGGTAATTCATATTTGAATGTAGGTATAACGATGACTCGAATTATCAAAACTATTCTTTTCTGAGTTTTCTCTCTAATTGTATCGTGAGGTTTTAAACCTATAGTTAGGAATATGTACTTACTTGAGCTGGAATAAAACTAACAAAGATACCAAACACTAAgcataattgaaatttaacgaGTTTTGTACGCTGGTAAGGCCACAAACCAACTATAAGTAAGAGAATTCggttaagattaaaatattgtaatacgaTATAGACTGTCATGCTGCGAGTATTCAAACTATGAAATTTTGCGGTCCCTTTCTCCTAATAAGTTGATAGAATATTTTAGGATCCCTCTTCCTGCATAAATGacatgataatataaaattaactaaTTTCCTATAAATGTGTGGGGATAATGCAAGGTCGCACAAAATACTAGGTGAGAGCGCGTAATTTGATATCTTTGCACGAGGGGATATCAATAATTCAAGAGCGATCGATTTGACGCCGAAGAAAATATAACAGATGGTTATTTCCcaggaaatatttttacgctgTGGCTTCTCAAAGTCAGCGCAAGCGTATTCGAGTCTCTTTTTACGCTGCACTTTCACACGCTTCACTTTATTTTGTGTATTCGTACGAAAAGGGTGTTCGGATCTTGCAATATGAATATGCGTTgacttacattttattaacattgtatTATAGGCTACGAccgtaagaaaaaaataagataatcaCCTGTTCATTAAGTTTTCTGATCAGCCACTTTTacatttaagaatatttacacatttgcacatttctattaaaatataaaagcaataaaagttttagtaatagaaaaagataagtatataaatacaatgcattagaaaaatatttaataaatatataaggtGTCTCGTGTAAAGTGTCCAATCACTCTCCCCCAGGTAGATTTCGTTAAGCTGAATTAAAAAATcctatatcattttgcaattaacgtAACAAGTTGTACATTACTAGAAAAtcatatatgaaaattttacatgaaattaaatgtaattccACATTTATGGCAATGAATCAGAATGCGTAAGGATTTCAACCGACAGAAACATATCAGTTCATACATGTTTACttatcatataaaactgtttacCAGGATGGCCTCGTCATGGTATGCTATGCAAACATCACATGcacaaaatacattttacgtgCTTCATATTAATGCATGCACTCGCAAATGTAATTTGAGTTGATCAGTAAAATATCAGTTGCCTTGATTTATACACTCACATgcagttattatttttttggtaaatatatgtaatatatgaaaatatatgtaatacgataaataacattttctcaTTAATATCTACTGTATACATTGTTACTAAcgtttcatattttcttataaatgcataaataacataaacttcttcttttatgtcaaagttttttttcatttctagaATGACAGATCCTATTACAATAACTCATAACATAAGATAAGattgatttttcttattaatcgGTATGAAAACAATCTTTCTTAATGTTGATAACATTGTTAGTTAACTTTTGCATTACAGCTATtgctttatataaatttatatatataatttaaaagaaaaaaaaacaaagaacatatcataacatatattaaaaacatatattaaacataatatatattaaaaagaagaagatcCACGAGGTGTAATCTTTTctgcataattaccaaattacatattccgataaaatttcaaaatactATGCTTAACACACATTGTGAActttaaattatcaataaagtATACTTTTATGAAAAACAGTTTTTGAACACTCAaattgtgatattaattattttgattagAATTTCCTTCTATGAAATTGGCAATTTTACAAATGAAATTCTTAAGCAGAACATATGATTGTGCTCAAGTTGTAATAAGCATGAAACTATTTTTGAGTACTGCATTACGATGTTAATCTTGACGTGtcgaatataaaaatgtgaagtAAGATATTGAAGTACTCATCagctataataaaatatttttttccttataGTCaagttttacataatattgtatattaaagaCTAcgttaatacaatatatatttcactACCATAGCAGCACTTTCCACAGATCCAATAAATAATCCACCAAGATTCAAATTAAAAGCTTTAGAGCCCCTTTGCAgaagaaataatatcattttctgtATGCGTACAGAAGCAGCGTACCATTGAACGTTGTACCTAAAATAACAACTGCTTACAGAAAAGTAattgaaagaatataaatacagttataaataaaagttgttaAATTTGgagcaaaaaataaaagcgtGACGTGAGAGTCTGCAGTGCTATTTGCTTAAAATTTCGTCTTGTAACAATGTCTCTTACGCTGTGTCAAATATACGATTATTGTGATCCATAACTTCCTGTGCAGCATAATTagatataaacaaatatacatagCAAATACTTATACTTATAACTGGTATCACAATTTGTTTCATATCACTGATAGATGACACCACCTGAAAAATATGAGACACGATATGGACAGAACGTACtgtatacacatatacgttcctgagtaataatattattaattttcttttaggGTAAGATTCTTTTGTGCAATAAACCACAGTTTATACTTGtgatattgtatatatttataataaaaaaaaagataccgTAGGTACGTGCATGTGTGAGTGCATATCGGTATTAAATACCATAAATACCGTCAGTCAACTAGATAccatgtaatttatttatatctaccATATACATTACAGTTTTATGCACATTGTTAAATATAGGACgttctaaataaattttgaaaactgTAATggatataaacatataaaaatacatataattaaaagtttgtacATATTACTACGCAGGATGCACAAAACTTTTGTTAATAAGGGAGATCAACAggtaaatatctttatatttttaattagcaaaaaagaaaattattttttatcacttctacctttttatattttgattaatttcgaTATTATGGAAGAGTGTATTACttgttgaaatgtatttttaataagaaaaaaggaCTTACTCGCACGAGACTGCTAGCTAAGCAAATCATTCCAACTAGTATTAGAAAAAAGAATGATCCTTCAAAATtggatgttaaaaaattacagaaCCTTCAAGGAACAGAACGttgttaggttaggttagattatattatattacataattatattatataattgctaTAGTTACATACTGACTCCATGGTTTTGCGATGAATGTCTATTGCATCAACGATCTTCTTACAAATTATAGTCTGATTCTGTTGATTTAGATCTGATAGCATATTGGTTGTCACAGCCTGCTCGATGCGgaaactataaataattatatattatgtatactatatatgctataaactataaaagtttataataattatctagcgttcgtaaatttattttagctggtaattacgattttatttgaaattcttATGTTTAACTCTATATGTCTTCCTTTACCTGACGATGCTAAACATTCCACACATATGTTGAAGGATTGCTAAGAGCATTGTTCCTGTTCCTACAGCAGCGAATCCTGCTATGCAATAAGCTGCATATTCATATAACATGATAAaatagcaatatttttctcgatcaataaaatattctgtcaTGATGTACATTGTACGAAGCGACCGAGATGTATTGATGGACATATCCGTATAATATAGATGCGTCcaaatttgaagaaaaattgcaCTAAATATACAACACATGGCGAACACTGAGAGACATTTACAACTTGTTATTAAGAATCTTAAGAAGATAAAACGCGCGAAACAatcatattttgataaatactAGAAAATACTTAAAGTTATTAAGTTCTCTATAATGTAAAGAACAAATATTGTCTTACTCGTGAATATCTTCGTTAAGCTTTTGGCTCTATCAccatacttttttataatagcaaTTTCATTTTCGTTTTGTAGCTCATTACACATATGCTGAAGCTTCTTTATCGCATGTTTTATCTGTcttaatcaatatattattaatatttttgtttattttctacaaaacaCATTGTGCATTGCtccgttttatatttaaaacaattgtgAAGCTTAGTCGGAAATATTTATCTAGAGTATCTAGACAGACATGCAATGACCAATCAACTTACAATATCGTTATTAATCCAGAAAGCGCTATATTCAATAAGTCCGCATGAAAATAAACATGAGGAAGACAAGATGTTGAGAACAAAATCTGTAGTACACTCAAATTTTAGGAACGTtgtaaactataaaataatataattgtaaaacttacatttcagaaattttattattattagtttataatttacatttttatatcgttaattaatcgttagctaattaaattattaattaatttcttatacataaatattaaaaacgtaa encodes the following:
- the LOC105284990 gene encoding uncharacterized protein LOC105284990; amino-acid sequence: MRQGPRTIHNLNTRRMTVYIVLQHFNLNRILLLIVGLWPFQRSKLIQLQLMLFSGILTTFVVFQFTTFLKFECTTDFVLNILSSSCLFSCGLIEYSAFWINNDIIKHAIKKLQHMCNELQNENEIAIIKKYGDRAKSLTKIFTMFAMCCIFSAIFLQIWTHLYYTDMSINTSRSLRTMYIMTEYFIDREKYCYFIMLYEYAAYCIAGFAAVGTGTMLLAILQHMCGMFSIVSFRIEQAVTTNMLSDLNQQNQTIICKKIVDAIDIHRKTMEFCNFLTSNFEGSFFFLILVGMICLASSLVRVVSSISDMKQIVIPVISISICYVYLFISNYAAQEVMDHNNRIFDTAYNVQWYAASVRIQKMILFLLQRGSKAFNLNLGGLFIGSVESAAMLMSTSISYFTFLYSTRQD